The genomic segment CAGAACCCTTCCTTGCTATACTGGAGTGGGATGTATGTGTTCCATCTTCCAAGATTCTCGTGGTCTCCAGTTACGGCAATGGATTGCACATCAGTGCTTGTGATGTAGTGGACTTGGAATTTGACATTAACTTGCTGAGACTCTGAAGAGATTGATATtaccttttctgtttttatatttacttccTGACCTCTTGCTTCTGCAGCAGAACTTCTGCCATCGTCCATACCCTGGTTGGGGCCTAGCACTGGGGCCTCAAGACTGCCACTCAAACCAACATCTCCCCAAGATGAGTGTCTGGACACCATTTCCCAGTCCTCACGGTCATCCAGGTCCTGACCGTCCAGCTGTGCAAGGCCTACTTCTTTAGCTTTGTCCATGAGCAGGTTGCTAGAAGGCAACTTCCCTGCAAAACATGTAGCTGCTTTTGCAGAGGTTTCTTGTCCTTTTTGGAAGCTTTCGTTTCCTGAAACTTCAGAGTAACTCCTAGAAATACCAATCTCAGAGGGAGCTAGAGATTCTGTGTCTGGCAACTGTCCAGAAGGAACATGCTGTCTTGAATTGTCACAGTTACCATTTTTCCCAGAAGGACTCTGTAGTATCCCTGCTGCTTCCTGCAGGTTACCAAGGCCTTTGGTCTCTGAAATCAAACATCCATTGCTTTCTTGAAGATGCtctaagaaacaaaaacatactAGTGTTAGGTGCCTCACAAGAGAAAAAGTTAGGCTAAGAAAATAGACGATTATCAAAAGTTTTACTGCTATATGCACTTTCATAAAATCCCTCTTAAAATCAAGTACTTGAGAATATACATGTATATCCAACAGTAAAAGGCACATCCAGGAGTGTCAGTGTTCTAGCACAACAGGGTGAATGAAG from the Dasypus novemcinctus isolate mDasNov1 chromosome 1, mDasNov1.1.hap2, whole genome shotgun sequence genome contains:
- the STBD1 gene encoding starch-binding domain-containing protein 1, whose product is MGAVWSALLVGGGLAGALFVWLLRGGAGDAGNEGGTEQKKDAPLGETAVPGGDQGGGGTLSPGPSRLELVTKPEHLQESNGCLISETKGLGNLQEAAGILQSPSGKNGNCDNSRQHVPSGQLPDTESLAPSEIGISRSYSEVSGNESFQKGQETSAKAATCFAGKLPSSNLLMDKAKEVGLAQLDGQDLDDREDWEMVSRHSSWGDVGLSGSLEAPVLGPNQGMDDGRSSAAEARGQEVNIKTEKVISISSESQQVNVKFQVHYITSTDVQSIAVTGDHENLGRWNTYIPLQYSKEGFWSHSVSLPASTVVEWKFVVVENGEVIRWEECSNRFLETGLEDKVVQEWWGIH